One Kitasatospora sp. MAP12-44 DNA segment encodes these proteins:
- a CDS encoding HAMP domain-containing sensor histidine kinase, with translation MRWALVKAAVAGTTMVALAFLIPLGLMVQKTARDRAFTAADRQAAALGPALAITTDQDALARAMASTDAGAQGLIAVHLPPPVGSTAARGVTIGAPRAADPDVSTASGEGRSMTVHVPGGFALLQPVAVGTSRVAVVEVYVADGDLTRGVRTAWLVLSLVALSLVAIAVLVADRMGSRIVGSARRLAGAARSLGAGDLAVRVPVEGPQVDGSPAELREAAAAFNAMADRVVHLLAAERELAADLSHRLRTPLTVLRLNAALLGDGDAADATRHAVSQLEREVDQIIRSSRRPAEDAPAVTVGCDAAEVLRERVGFWSALAEDEGRRWQLAGADAPAPVPVQRGDLAAAVDALLGNVFRHTAMGTAFSVDVLATGSSVIVLVGDAGAGFGDPTAALRRGEGDGGDGSTGLGLDIVRKLAEATGGDLALGRSAGLGGAEIRLRLETGDAPAQRTARRRRRGRRVP, from the coding sequence CTGCGGTGGGCGCTGGTCAAGGCGGCGGTGGCCGGCACCACGATGGTCGCGCTGGCCTTCCTGATCCCGCTCGGCCTGATGGTGCAGAAGACCGCGCGCGACCGCGCCTTCACCGCCGCCGACCGGCAGGCCGCCGCACTCGGCCCCGCGCTGGCCATCACCACCGACCAGGACGCGCTGGCCCGCGCGATGGCCAGTACGGACGCCGGCGCGCAGGGCCTGATCGCCGTCCACCTGCCGCCGCCGGTCGGCAGCACGGCAGCCCGGGGAGTGACCATCGGCGCGCCCCGGGCGGCCGACCCCGACGTCTCCACCGCGAGCGGCGAGGGCCGCTCGATGACCGTGCACGTCCCCGGCGGCTTCGCGCTGCTCCAGCCGGTGGCCGTGGGCACCTCGCGGGTCGCCGTCGTCGAGGTGTACGTCGCCGACGGCGACCTCACCCGGGGCGTGCGCACCGCCTGGCTGGTGCTGTCGCTGGTCGCCCTGTCGCTGGTGGCCATCGCGGTGCTGGTGGCCGATCGGATGGGCTCGCGGATCGTCGGCTCGGCCCGCCGACTGGCGGGCGCCGCGCGCTCGTTGGGCGCCGGGGACCTGGCCGTCCGGGTGCCCGTGGAGGGCCCGCAGGTCGACGGCAGTCCGGCCGAACTGCGGGAGGCCGCCGCCGCGTTCAACGCGATGGCCGACCGGGTCGTGCATCTGCTGGCCGCCGAACGGGAGTTGGCCGCCGACCTGTCGCACCGGCTGCGCACCCCGCTCACCGTGCTGCGGCTCAACGCCGCCTTGCTGGGCGACGGGGACGCGGCCGACGCGACCCGGCACGCGGTCAGCCAACTGGAGCGCGAGGTGGACCAGATCATCCGCTCCTCGCGCCGGCCGGCCGAGGACGCGCCGGCCGTCACGGTGGGCTGCGACGCCGCCGAGGTGCTGCGCGAGCGGGTCGGCTTCTGGTCGGCGCTCGCCGAGGACGAGGGCCGCCGCTGGCAACTGGCCGGCGCCGACGCCCCGGCGCCCGTCCCGGTGCAGCGCGGCGACCTGGCGGCCGCCGTAGACGCGCTGCTGGGCAACGTCTTCCGGCACACCGCGATGGGCACCGCGTTCTCGGTGGACGTGCTGGCCACCGGGAGCTCGGTGATCGTGCTGGTCGGCGACGCGGGTGCGGGGTTCGGCGACCCGACGGCCGCTCTGCGGCGCGGCGAGGGCGACGGCGGGGACGGCTCCACCGGGCTCGGCCTGGACATCGTGCGCAAGCTCGCCGAGGCCACCGGCGGCGACCTGGCGCTCGGGCGCTCGGCCGGCCTCGGCGGCGCGGAGATCCGGCTGCGGCTGGAGACCGGCGACGCACCGGCGCAGCGCACCGCCCGCCGGCGGCGCCGGGGGCGGCGGGTTCCTTAA
- a CDS encoding response regulator transcription factor, with translation MATVLVVEDDPFVRSALIRHLSESGHAVRSVGTALEALREVAQVGCDLVILDLGLPDLDGSEVLKMIRGLTNVPVIISTARDDEAEIVRLLNDGADDYLVKPFSGEHLTARMTAVLRRLGGGMAPVVKILRVGGLAIDAQRREAVLDGQPLDLTRREFDLLAFLAARPGVVVPRKEILAEVWRQTYGGDQTIDVHLSWLRRKLGETASNPRYLHTVRGVGVRLEAPADPDRQT, from the coding sequence ATGGCAACAGTGCTCGTGGTCGAGGACGACCCCTTCGTACGCTCCGCCCTGATCCGGCACCTGTCCGAGTCCGGGCACGCGGTCCGCAGCGTCGGCACCGCGCTGGAGGCGCTGCGCGAGGTCGCGCAGGTCGGCTGCGACCTGGTCATCCTCGACCTCGGCCTGCCCGACCTGGACGGCAGCGAGGTGCTCAAGATGATCCGCGGCCTGACCAACGTCCCGGTGATCATCTCCACCGCCCGGGACGACGAGGCCGAGATCGTCCGGCTGCTCAACGACGGCGCCGACGACTACCTGGTCAAGCCCTTCTCCGGCGAGCACCTGACGGCCCGGATGACCGCCGTGCTGCGCCGGTTGGGCGGCGGCATGGCGCCGGTCGTCAAGATCCTGCGGGTCGGCGGCCTGGCGATCGACGCGCAGCGGCGCGAGGCGGTGCTGGACGGGCAGCCGCTGGACCTGACCCGGCGCGAGTTCGACCTGCTGGCCTTCCTGGCCGCCCGGCCCGGCGTGGTGGTGCCGCGCAAGGAGATCCTGGCCGAGGTCTGGCGGCAGACCTACGGCGGCGACCAGACCATCGACGTGCACCTGTCCTGGCTGCGCCGCAAGCTCGGCGAGACCGCCTCCAACCCGCGCTACCTGCACACCGTGCGCGGAGTCGGCGTCCGACTGGAGGCCCCGGCCGATCCGGACCGACAGACGTGA
- the hppD gene encoding 4-hydroxyphenylpyruvate dioxygenase: MTDTAAQSAPAHAGHADPFPVRGMDAVEFAVGNAKQAAHYYSSAFGMRCVAYAGPETGSRETASYVMESGGARFVLTSVVKATTERGRFLDQHVAEHGDGVVDLAIEVPDVYAAHSYAVSHGATSLAEPYEVKDEHGTVVLAAIATYGQTRHTLVDRSGYAGPYLPGYVAREPIVEPVKKRNFQAIDHCVGNVELGKMNEWVAFYNQVMGFTNMKEFVGDDIATEYSALMSKVVADGTRKVKFPLNEPAIAKKKSQIDEYLEFYGGPGVQHIALATNDIVHTVRQMRAAGVEFLDTPDSYYDTLGEWVGDTRVPIEQLRELKILADRDEDGYLLQIFTKPVQDRPTVFFEMIERHGSMGFGKGNFKALFEAIEREQERRGNL, from the coding sequence ATGACCGACACCGCCGCACAGTCCGCTCCCGCGCACGCGGGTCACGCCGATCCCTTCCCCGTGCGCGGGATGGACGCCGTCGAGTTCGCGGTCGGCAACGCCAAGCAGGCCGCGCACTACTACTCCTCCGCCTTCGGCATGCGCTGCGTGGCCTACGCGGGCCCGGAGACCGGCTCGCGCGAGACCGCCTCGTACGTCATGGAGTCCGGCGGCGCGCGCTTCGTGCTGACCTCGGTCGTCAAGGCGACCACCGAGCGCGGGCGCTTCCTCGACCAGCACGTCGCCGAGCACGGCGACGGCGTGGTCGACCTGGCCATCGAGGTCCCGGACGTGTACGCCGCGCACTCCTACGCGGTGAGCCACGGCGCGACCTCGCTCGCCGAGCCGTACGAGGTCAAGGACGAGCACGGCACCGTGGTGCTGGCCGCCATCGCGACCTACGGCCAGACCCGGCACACCCTGGTGGACCGCTCCGGCTACGCCGGCCCGTACCTGCCCGGCTACGTCGCCCGCGAGCCGATCGTCGAGCCGGTCAAGAAGCGCAACTTCCAGGCGATCGACCACTGCGTCGGCAACGTCGAGCTCGGCAAGATGAACGAGTGGGTGGCCTTCTACAACCAGGTGATGGGCTTCACCAACATGAAGGAGTTCGTGGGCGACGACATCGCCACCGAGTACTCCGCGCTGATGTCCAAGGTGGTCGCGGACGGGACCCGCAAGGTCAAGTTCCCGCTCAACGAGCCGGCCATCGCCAAGAAGAAGTCCCAGATCGACGAGTACCTGGAGTTCTACGGCGGCCCCGGCGTCCAGCACATCGCGCTGGCCACCAACGACATCGTCCACACCGTGCGCCAGATGCGGGCGGCGGGCGTGGAGTTCCTGGACACCCCCGACAGCTACTACGACACGCTGGGCGAGTGGGTCGGCGACACCCGGGTGCCGATCGAGCAGCTGCGCGAGCTGAAGATCCTGGCCGACCGCGACGAGGACGGCTACCTGCTGCAGATCTTCACCAAGCCGGTGCAGGACCGCCCGACGGTCTTCTTCGAGATGATCGAGCGGCACGGCTCGATGGGCTTCGGAAAGGGCAACTTCAAGGCGCTCTTCGAGGCGATCGAGCGCGAGCAGGAGCGCCGCGGCAACCTCTGA
- a CDS encoding Lrp/AsnC family transcriptional regulator: MHSATHPATRSPLRSPIDALDGRLIALLTEEPRIGVLECSRRLQVARGTVQARLDRLQARGVIGGFGPEVDPTALGYPVTAFATLEISQGQGSDVRTHLASVPEVLELHTITGQGDMLCRIVARSNADLQRVIDRVIGFDGIVRAATAIALENPVPYRVLPLVEQAAAEGSAQR; encoded by the coding sequence ATGCACTCCGCCACACACCCGGCGACGCGCTCCCCGCTGCGCTCGCCCATCGACGCCCTGGACGGCCGACTGATCGCGCTGCTGACCGAGGAGCCCCGGATCGGCGTCCTGGAGTGCTCGCGCCGCCTCCAGGTGGCCAGGGGCACCGTGCAGGCCCGTCTCGACCGGCTGCAGGCCCGGGGGGTGATCGGCGGCTTCGGCCCCGAGGTGGACCCGACGGCCCTGGGGTACCCGGTCACCGCCTTCGCCACACTGGAGATCTCCCAGGGCCAGGGCAGCGACGTCCGGACCCACCTGGCGTCCGTCCCCGAGGTGCTGGAGCTGCACACCATCACCGGGCAGGGCGACATGCTCTGCCGGATCGTGGCCCGCTCCAACGCCGACCTGCAGCGGGTGATCGACCGGGTGATCGGCTTCGACGGGATCGTCCGGGCGGCCACCGCGATCGCCCTGGAGAACCCGGTGCCCTACCGCGTGCTGCCCCTGGTCGAGCAGGCCGCCGCCGAGGGTTCCGCGCAGCGCTAG
- a CDS encoding S16 family serine protease, with product MSVAPKPPAAPHPSDAPRRSAVLTPRRRALALCSGVVAALVAVAVFVPLPFTLTFPGVTADALSDYDGHQVVTITGAPVRQTSGALRVLTITATDPNVSISLNQAIRGWLNPRVAVLPRDSVYPQSNATKAEQVTTQEMTQAQDSATTVALNYLHLSPDQVKVKVDLGSIGGPSGGQMISLAIIDKLAGDGKGGDLTHGLNVAGTGTIDDSGNIGAVGGVSLKTLAAARDGATVFLVPRGECSDARVNTPRGLRLIPVTTLSDSLNALAALGNGAPVPSC from the coding sequence GTGTCTGTCGCTCCCAAGCCGCCCGCCGCCCCGCATCCGTCCGACGCGCCGCGGCGGTCCGCCGTGCTCACCCCCAGACGCCGAGCCCTCGCGCTGTGCTCCGGCGTGGTCGCCGCGCTGGTGGCGGTGGCGGTGTTCGTGCCGCTGCCGTTCACGCTGACCTTTCCCGGTGTCACGGCCGACGCGCTCTCCGACTACGACGGCCACCAAGTGGTCACCATCACCGGCGCGCCCGTCCGGCAGACCTCCGGCGCGCTGCGGGTCCTCACCATCACCGCCACAGACCCCAATGTGTCGATCAGCCTGAACCAGGCGATCAGGGGCTGGCTCAACCCCAGGGTGGCCGTGCTGCCACGGGACTCGGTCTACCCGCAGAGCAATGCGACCAAGGCGGAGCAGGTCACCACCCAGGAGATGACCCAGGCGCAGGACAGCGCGACCACGGTGGCGCTGAACTATCTGCACCTCTCACCCGACCAGGTGAAGGTCAAGGTCGACCTGGGTTCGATCGGCGGCCCCAGCGGCGGGCAGATGATCAGCCTGGCGATCATCGACAAGCTGGCCGGCGACGGCAAGGGCGGCGACCTCACCCACGGCCTCAACGTCGCGGGCACCGGGACCATCGACGACAGCGGCAACATCGGCGCGGTGGGCGGAGTTTCGCTGAAGACCCTGGCCGCGGCGCGGGACGGCGCGACCGTCTTCCTGGTGCCGCGCGGCGAGTGCTCGGACGCCCGGGTCAACACCCCCAGGGGCCTGCGGCTGATCCCGGTCACCACCCTGAGCGACTCGCTCAACGCGCTGGCCGCGCTGGGCAACGGCGCGCCCGTCCCGAGCTGCTAG
- a CDS encoding helix-turn-helix domain-containing protein, with product MTAETSQTLDRGVRVLKLLADSERGLTVTELAARLAVNRTVVYRLLATLEQHGLVRRDIGGRARVGLGVLRLAHRVHPLLREAALPALRSLAEDLGATAHLTLVDGTEALAVAVVEPSWTDFHVAYRTGLRHPLDESAAGRAILEARNFPQQRRPEQGFVITRAEEQSGASGAAAALLGLSGIEGSVGVVMLNGLVPERVGPRVVEAATEVADALR from the coding sequence GTGACCGCCGAGACCTCTCAGACCCTGGACCGTGGAGTACGCGTCCTCAAGCTGCTGGCCGACTCCGAACGCGGTCTGACCGTGACCGAGTTGGCCGCCCGCCTCGCCGTCAACCGCACCGTCGTCTACCGCCTGCTGGCGACCCTGGAGCAGCACGGGTTGGTCCGCCGCGACATCGGCGGCCGGGCCCGGGTGGGCCTGGGCGTGCTGCGCCTGGCGCACCGGGTGCACCCGCTGCTGCGCGAGGCCGCGCTGCCCGCACTGCGCAGCCTGGCCGAGGATCTCGGCGCGACCGCCCATCTGACCCTGGTGGACGGCACCGAGGCGCTGGCGGTGGCCGTCGTCGAGCCCAGCTGGACCGACTTCCACGTCGCCTACCGCACCGGGCTGCGCCACCCGCTGGACGAGAGCGCGGCCGGCCGGGCGATCCTGGAGGCCCGCAACTTCCCGCAGCAGCGCAGACCCGAGCAGGGTTTCGTGATCACTCGCGCGGAGGAGCAGTCCGGAGCCAGCGGCGCGGCGGCCGCGCTGCTCGGGCTGAGCGGTATCGAGGGCAGCGTCGGCGTGGTGATGCTCAACGGCCTGGTGCCCGAGCGGGTCGGCCCGCGGGTGGTCGAGGCGGCCACCGAAGTGGCGGACGCCTTGCGCTGA
- a CDS encoding response regulator transcription factor has product MTEPGGPTRVMVVDDHPAMRLGVRAMLDGCADLRVVAEAAQDGEALRLLRELPGAERPAVVLLDLDLGGGVFQGVALLRALLAEPDPPAVLVLSAYGSEPDILAVIDAGAAGYLGKEAAAEELVAAVRTVAQGGSVLSPWAAGRLMRRMRGGSPSLSKREIEVLQLLADGLSNRQISARLFISEATAKSHLTNIYGKLGVESRGAAVAVALRQGLLRMG; this is encoded by the coding sequence ATGACTGAGCCGGGCGGACCGACCCGGGTCATGGTGGTCGACGACCATCCGGCGATGCGGCTGGGCGTCCGGGCGATGCTGGACGGCTGCGCGGACCTGCGGGTGGTGGCCGAGGCGGCGCAGGACGGCGAGGCGCTGCGCCTGTTGCGCGAGCTGCCGGGAGCCGAGCGGCCCGCGGTGGTGCTGCTGGACCTCGACCTGGGCGGCGGGGTCTTCCAGGGCGTCGCCCTGCTGCGCGCGCTGCTCGCGGAGCCCGACCCGCCGGCCGTCCTGGTGCTCAGCGCGTACGGCTCGGAGCCGGACATCCTGGCCGTGATCGACGCCGGAGCGGCCGGCTACCTCGGCAAGGAGGCCGCCGCCGAGGAGCTGGTGGCGGCCGTCCGGACGGTCGCGCAGGGCGGGTCGGTGCTCAGCCCCTGGGCGGCCGGCCGCCTGATGCGCCGCATGCGCGGCGGTTCGCCGAGCCTCTCCAAACGGGAGATCGAGGTGCTGCAACTGCTCGCCGACGGTTTGTCGAATCGTCAGATATCGGCGCGGCTCTTCATCAGCGAGGCGACCGCCAAGAGCCATCTGACCAATATCTACGGAAAGCTGGGAGTGGAGAGTCGCGGCGCCGCGGTGGCCGTCGCTCTGCGTCAAGGACTGCTCCGGATGGGATGA
- a CDS encoding ATP-binding protein — protein MALLGGAGLWQLACGRAGLRRARREARERLVTLRRETGERAAAEREAGRLEERERIGREVHDGLAQNLAATAMLLRSVTRDPTRAGEAGPAERLAVAYDTLLLGLDQAHDLTRGVAFAQLSGGGLVAAVGQYVTLVNRGLACLAELGPACGPAQPPQVRLRTSGAHWSLPLPTESAVLRVVGEALGNAVRHARAGVVTVDLDYRGDHLAAAVRDDGCGLPAGAGTWPAARPADSGGLGLAGAARLVRLAGGSLRVESVPGAGVAVLAEVPYPPLSPTAPD, from the coding sequence GTGGCTCTGCTGGGGGGTGCCGGGCTGTGGCAGTTGGCGTGCGGGCGCGCCGGGCTGCGGCGGGCCCGGCGGGAGGCGCGGGAGCGGCTGGTGACGCTCCGTCGGGAGACCGGCGAGCGGGCGGCGGCGGAGCGTGAGGCCGGCCGGCTGGAGGAGCGCGAGCGGATCGGCCGGGAGGTGCACGACGGCCTGGCGCAGAACCTGGCCGCCACCGCCATGCTGCTGCGCTCGGTGACCCGGGACCCGACCCGCGCCGGGGAGGCCGGCCCGGCGGAGCGCCTGGCGGTCGCGTACGACACCCTGCTGCTGGGCCTGGACCAGGCCCACGACCTGACCCGCGGGGTGGCCTTCGCCCAACTGTCCGGCGGTGGGCTGGTCGCGGCGGTCGGACAGTACGTGACCCTGGTCAACCGCGGCCTGGCCTGCCTGGCCGAGCTGGGTCCGGCCTGCGGCCCCGCGCAGCCCCCGCAGGTCCGGCTGCGTACCAGCGGCGCGCACTGGTCGCTGCCGCTGCCGACCGAGAGCGCGGTGCTGCGGGTGGTCGGCGAGGCGCTGGGCAACGCGGTGCGGCACGCGCGGGCGGGCGTGGTCACGGTGGACCTCGACTACCGGGGCGACCACCTGGCGGCCGCGGTCCGGGACGACGGCTGCGGGCTGCCCGCCGGGGCCGGGACCTGGCCGGCGGCCCGTCCGGCCGACTCGGGCGGGCTGGGGCTGGCCGGTGCCGCCCGGCTGGTCCGGTTGGCGGGCGGCAGCCTGCGGGTGGAGTCCGTCCCCGGCGCGGGCGTCGCCGTGCTGGCGGAGGTGCCGTACCCGCCGCTGAGCCCGACTGCGCCCGATTAA
- a CDS encoding SsgA family sporulation/cell division regulator, which translates to MDLDTDVPGVCHRLDVGVHYDDTDALVVSLIFDGTGELPINWAISRDLLLEGLSRPSGLGDVHVRPADDGELLIVLRTPSGTARLYAPAAALESLLLRTLLLVPLGAEFVPGALERELDILLPPGPS; encoded by the coding sequence ATGGACCTGGACACCGACGTCCCGGGGGTGTGCCACCGGCTCGACGTCGGGGTGCACTACGACGACACCGACGCGCTGGTGGTCTCGCTGATCTTCGACGGCACCGGCGAGCTCCCGATCAACTGGGCGATCTCCCGCGATCTGCTGCTCGAGGGGCTCAGCCGGCCCAGCGGCCTCGGCGATGTGCACGTCCGCCCGGCGGACGACGGGGAGTTGCTGATCGTGCTGCGCACCCCCTCCGGCACCGCCCGGCTGTACGCCCCGGCCGCCGCGCTGGAGTCCCTGCTGCTGCGCACGCTGCTGCTGGTGCCGCTCGGCGCCGAGTTCGTGCCGGGCGCCCTGGAGCGCGAACTCGACATCCTGCTGCCGCCCGGCCCGAGTTGA
- a CDS encoding DEAD/DEAH box helicase, translating to MSPLFSDAADPHAPVRPAAAGGGSHHLSPAFPGRAPWGTAGKLRAWQQGALDRYIEKQPRDFLAVATPGAGKTTFALTLASYLLHNHLVQQITVVAPTEHLKKQWAEAAARIGIKLDPAYSSGPLSREYHGIVVTYAGVGVNPMLHRNRTEARKTLVVMDEIHHAGDSKSWGEACFEAFEPAARRLALTGTPFRSDTNPIPFVQYAEDTDGLRKSVADYTYGYGHALADHVVRPVIFLSYSGNMRWRTKSGDELEARLGEPMTKDLIAQAWRTALAPQGEWIPNVLRAADKRLTEVRKAIPDAGGLVIATDQNAARAYAKMIREITGEGATIVLSDETEASQRISDFSDGDSRWMVAVRMVSEGVDVPRLAVGVYATSISTPLFFAQAVGRFVRARKRGETASVFLPSVPALLGFANEMELQRDHVLDRPKKEGDGLFDEEDRLLAEAERADDGPDGAGGDEFSYEAIGSDAVFDRVLYNAMEFGMQAHPGSDEEEEYLGIPGLLEPDQVQMLLQKRQHRQIQRSRAKPAEEADLLELPADQRPVVTHQELRELRKELNGLVASWHHRTNQPHGTIHNELRRVCGGPLTAQATVNQLKARIAKVKEWAR from the coding sequence ATGTCCCCCTTGTTCTCCGACGCCGCCGATCCGCATGCCCCGGTCCGTCCGGCCGCGGCGGGCGGCGGTTCGCACCACCTGTCGCCGGCCTTCCCGGGCCGTGCGCCGTGGGGTACCGCGGGCAAGCTGCGTGCCTGGCAGCAGGGGGCGCTGGACCGGTACATCGAGAAGCAGCCGCGGGACTTCCTGGCCGTCGCGACCCCGGGCGCAGGCAAGACCACGTTCGCGCTCACGCTGGCCTCGTACCTGCTGCACAACCACCTGGTCCAGCAGATCACCGTCGTCGCGCCGACCGAGCACCTGAAGAAGCAGTGGGCGGAGGCTGCGGCCCGGATAGGCATCAAGCTGGATCCGGCGTACTCCTCGGGTCCACTCTCCCGCGAGTACCACGGCATCGTGGTCACCTACGCGGGTGTCGGCGTCAACCCGATGCTGCACCGCAACCGGACCGAGGCGCGCAAGACGCTGGTCGTCATGGACGAGATCCACCACGCCGGTGACTCCAAGTCCTGGGGCGAGGCCTGCTTCGAGGCCTTCGAGCCGGCCGCCCGGCGTCTCGCGCTGACCGGTACCCCGTTCCGCTCGGACACCAACCCGATCCCGTTCGTCCAGTACGCCGAGGACACCGACGGGCTGCGCAAGTCGGTCGCCGACTACACCTACGGCTACGGCCACGCGCTCGCCGACCACGTCGTGCGTCCGGTGATCTTCCTCTCCTACAGCGGCAACATGCGCTGGCGCACCAAGTCGGGCGACGAGCTGGAGGCCCGGCTCGGCGAGCCGATGACCAAGGACCTGATCGCGCAGGCCTGGCGCACCGCGCTGGCGCCGCAGGGCGAGTGGATCCCCAACGTGCTGCGGGCCGCCGACAAGCGGCTCACCGAGGTCCGCAAGGCCATCCCGGACGCCGGCGGCCTGGTCATCGCCACCGACCAGAACGCGGCCCGGGCCTACGCCAAGATGATCCGCGAGATCACCGGCGAGGGCGCCACGATCGTGCTGTCGGACGAGACCGAGGCGTCCCAGCGGATCTCCGACTTCTCGGACGGCGACTCGCGCTGGATGGTCGCGGTCCGCATGGTGTCCGAGGGCGTCGACGTGCCGCGCCTGGCCGTCGGGGTGTACGCCACCTCGATCTCCACCCCGCTCTTCTTCGCGCAGGCCGTCGGCCGCTTCGTGCGCGCCCGCAAGCGCGGCGAGACGGCGTCCGTCTTCCTGCCCTCGGTACCCGCGCTGCTCGGCTTCGCCAACGAGATGGAGCTGCAGCGCGACCATGTGCTCGACCGGCCGAAGAAGGAGGGCGACGGTCTCTTCGACGAGGAGGACCGGCTGCTCGCCGAGGCCGAGCGGGCCGACGACGGTCCGGACGGCGCCGGCGGCGACGAGTTCTCCTACGAGGCGATCGGCTCCGACGCGGTCTTCGACCGGGTGCTCTACAACGCCATGGAATTCGGCATGCAGGCGCACCCGGGCAGCGACGAGGAGGAGGAGTACCTCGGCATCCCCGGCCTGCTCGAACCGGACCAGGTGCAGATGCTGCTGCAGAAGCGCCAGCACCGGCAGATCCAGCGCAGCAGGGCCAAGCCGGCCGAGGAGGCCGACCTGCTCGAACTCCCGGCCGACCAGCGCCCGGTGGTGACCCACCAGGAGCTGCGCGAGCTGCGCAAGGAGCTCAACGGCCTGGTCGCCTCCTGGCACCACCGGACCAACCAGCCGCACGGCACGATCCACAACGAGCTGCGCCGGGTCTGCGGCGGTCCGCTCACCGCGCAGGCGACGGTCAACCAGCTGAAGGCCCGGATCGCCAAGGTCAAGGAGTGGGCCCGCTAG
- a CDS encoding class F sortase: protein MVVGAWLVQDGSGPGLPPAPSAAEALAAGPARAVLSGTPMPASGPTRISIPAIGVDAPVTALGLDAEGHLATPPDHDRNLAGWYRGGVTPGQSGTALMAGHVDTASGPAVFYGLGALHRGDRIDVSRQDGSTAWFVTDAVEVYPKSAFPDRQVYGRAADPQLRLITCGGPFTKGAGYQGNLVVFAHLAGSRRS, encoded by the coding sequence ATGGTGGTCGGCGCCTGGCTGGTGCAGGACGGCAGCGGGCCGGGCCTGCCGCCGGCCCCCTCGGCGGCCGAGGCGCTGGCCGCCGGCCCGGCCCGCGCGGTGCTCAGCGGCACCCCGATGCCGGCCTCCGGGCCGACCAGGATCAGCATCCCGGCGATCGGCGTGGACGCCCCGGTGACCGCCCTCGGCCTGGACGCCGAGGGGCACCTCGCCACCCCGCCCGACCATGACCGCAATCTGGCCGGCTGGTACCGGGGCGGTGTGACGCCGGGGCAGAGCGGCACCGCGCTGATGGCCGGCCATGTCGACACCGCGAGCGGACCGGCCGTCTTCTACGGCCTGGGCGCGCTGCACCGCGGCGACCGGATCGATGTGTCGCGCCAGGACGGCAGCACCGCCTGGTTCGTGACCGACGCGGTCGAGGTGTACCCCAAGAGCGCCTTCCCCGACCGGCAGGTCTACGGCCGGGCCGCCGACCCGCAGCTGCGGCTGATCACCTGCGGCGGTCCGTTCACCAAGGGCGCCGGTTACCAGGGCAACCTGGTGGTCTTCGCCCACTTGGCCGGCAGTCGACGGTCCTGA